In Acidimicrobiia bacterium, one genomic interval encodes:
- a CDS encoding response regulator transcription factor produces MGTRILTVEDDERIRSAVKLALEDEGWIVDEAATGEEALERFGANPSDVVLIDIMLPGIDGFEVCRSIRRTSDVPIVMVTARADTHDVVAGLEAGADDYLTKPFAPKELSARIRALLRRVRTADPASPHIRIGDLEITPDDGLVTKRGEQVHVTKTEFRLLVELASSMGRVFSREVLLERIWGYGYFGDGRLVDVHIRRLRTKIEDDPANPRHVITVRGLGYKLQP; encoded by the coding sequence GTGGGCACCAGAATTTTAACCGTCGAAGACGATGAAAGAATACGAAGTGCAGTAAAGCTGGCCTTAGAAGACGAAGGCTGGATCGTCGACGAAGCTGCCACTGGTGAAGAAGCTCTTGAACGCTTCGGGGCCAACCCATCAGATGTCGTTTTGATCGACATTATGCTGCCTGGAATCGATGGTTTCGAGGTGTGCCGCTCGATTCGCAGAACCTCCGATGTGCCAATTGTTATGGTCACAGCCAGGGCCGACACCCATGATGTAGTAGCAGGGCTTGAAGCTGGTGCCGACGACTATTTAACCAAACCGTTTGCACCCAAAGAGCTATCAGCTCGTATCAGAGCCCTTTTACGTCGCGTACGTACCGCCGATCCGGCCAGCCCACACATTCGAATTGGTGATCTTGAGATCACGCCCGATGATGGCTTGGTCACCAAACGCGGCGAACAGGTGCACGTGACCAAAACTGAATTTCGCCTCTTGGTTGAATTGGCTTCCAGCATGGGCCGAGTCTTCAGCCGTGAAGTGTTACTCGAGCGAATTTGGGGTTACGGATACTTTGGTGACGGCCGCTTAGTCGATGTTCATATCCGGCGACTCCGCACCAAAATTGAAGATGACCCGGCAAATCCACGTCACGTGATAACGGTGCGTGGGTTAGGTTACAAACTGCAACCGTGA
- a CDS encoding polyprenol monophosphomannose synthase, with protein sequence MRALIILPTYNEVENIVEVLEAARENLPQADILVVDDNSPDGTADLAEATGQILQQITVMRRSTKAGLGSAYRAGFRYGLENGYEVMFEMDSDFSHPPAALPELYGAIESGADLVIGSRYVPGGSIPNWSFHRLLLSRWANKYASWALKIPVQDLTAGYRAYRASLLREINLDTISAEGYAFQVEMTYAAVRNGGDVVEVPIAFTDRLRGVSKMSGTIVVEAMRLVTWWGIRDRFRVGRRTASPET encoded by the coding sequence GTGCGCGCCCTCATTATTTTGCCGACCTACAATGAAGTAGAAAACATTGTTGAAGTCCTCGAAGCGGCGCGTGAAAACCTGCCTCAAGCCGACATCTTGGTGGTCGATGATAACAGCCCTGACGGCACGGCTGATCTAGCCGAGGCCACCGGCCAAATCCTGCAACAAATCACGGTTATGCGGCGCAGCACGAAGGCCGGTTTAGGTTCGGCTTATCGAGCCGGATTCCGTTATGGGTTGGAAAATGGCTATGAGGTCATGTTTGAGATGGATTCCGACTTCAGTCATCCTCCAGCGGCGCTACCCGAGCTCTACGGTGCCATTGAATCTGGTGCCGACTTGGTTATTGGCTCGCGCTACGTACCAGGAGGGTCAATTCCCAACTGGTCGTTCCACCGTTTGCTGTTGTCACGTTGGGCCAATAAATACGCTTCCTGGGCATTAAAAATTCCGGTGCAAGATCTCACCGCTGGCTACCGTGCCTACCGGGCGAGCCTCCTGCGCGAAATCAACTTGGACACGATCAGTGCTGAAGGTTATGCCTTCCAGGTTGAGATGACCTACGCCGCGGTTCGTAACGGTGGAGACGTGGTGGAAGTTCCGATTGCCTTCACTGATCGTCTCCGGGGCGTATCAAAAATGTCGGGAACCATTGTTGTGGAAGCCATGCGGTTGGTCACCTGGTGGGGTATTCGTGATCGCTTTAGGGTTGGGCGGCGCACCGCTTCGCCTGAGACATGA
- a CDS encoding NUDIX domain-containing protein: MREWLVGGAIIMSSQGLLLVHNKRRNGRSDWSPPGGVIDEGENLIEGLAREVFEETGLTVNNWLGPLYRLETVAPDMGWRMRFEAHLAIGYEGDLRIDDPDGIVIDADWVHVEACSARLATNHPWVREPLEAWLEERWDDGRWFNYHVHGAHPGETVVKRM, encoded by the coding sequence ATGCGTGAATGGCTGGTAGGTGGTGCCATCATCATGAGCTCGCAAGGGCTGTTGTTGGTACACAACAAACGTCGAAACGGTCGATCTGATTGGAGCCCGCCGGGGGGAGTAATCGATGAAGGTGAGAACCTAATCGAGGGTCTCGCTCGTGAAGTCTTTGAAGAGACGGGCCTTACGGTCAATAACTGGCTGGGCCCGCTGTATAGGCTTGAGACGGTGGCGCCGGACATGGGTTGGCGAATGCGCTTTGAAGCCCACCTAGCCATTGGTTATGAAGGTGACCTCCGTATCGATGATCCCGATGGAATTGTCATTGACGCTGATTGGGTGCATGTTGAGGCTTGTAGCGCACGTTTGGCCACCAACCACCCGTGGGTTCGTGAGCCCTTAGAGGCCTGGTTGGAAGAGCGATGGGATGACGGTCGCTGGTTTAATTACCACGTACATGGCGCTCACCCTGGCGAAACTGTGGTCAAGAGAATGTGA
- a CDS encoding DUF3488 and transglutaminase-like domain-containing protein yields MTTRAQYTFLAEMGLLCMSLTVIFSFSRIFVGGDWLWPLIITAVLTHWVSATWRNIPAPTSIQIAAVLVGTTTAAAWLLAPETMRFWLPSANTFHRFGELLNQAAHQYTQARAPIEATDGFVLATIVGVVVVGLMAEIGTFTIFTPLQAIIPMVTLFGLTSVLGNGRNATFFTLMFVASATMFFLGYNRSLFDVKRTRWVNHSADETNSTLLRSGVILATITLAVIAVVGPALPDTLERAWWSWHEPNASLGAEGDRQIISPLVDIQGRLVNQSREIAFTVESPQGAYWRLMALDQFDGQTWQATSRFRSVNGRFDLALERGDELMQQVRIETLSSDYLPAAARPVAVFTANRQVAFDDHSTALLLEHRTEAGFEYVVNSVLPTFDSETLRTAPTDLPGALAERYLQLPELDPRIYELATELTQESATPYDAALALQNFFRTEFAYDIDIDSGSGETALTQFLFEDRRGYCEQFAASYAAMARSIGLAARVAVGFTEGDQSPTDPTQFIVRGKHSHAWPEVYFPSIGWVPFEPTPGRYSPGSEAWTALSAEVAEEENEAINTEVETPPALPSDDFFLPEDIFPEFETGAVNTPDDAQRSTTNSGLRLLAMVLATVVGWVIATSGVRRLHRWWQDRQDRTAKAKILRAWQRVERSYARRDSHRDQSETYAEFANRIASDQRRPQPRLEALANLATEAHFAPLAPEGSDVALMQRLSDEEVRELRHRRSWPERLLDAARPRLN; encoded by the coding sequence GTGACCACCCGCGCGCAATACACCTTTTTGGCAGAAATGGGGCTGTTATGCATGTCTTTGACGGTCATATTCAGCTTCAGCCGAATCTTCGTGGGCGGAGATTGGTTATGGCCCCTAATAATCACGGCCGTTTTAACCCACTGGGTTTCGGCCACCTGGCGTAACATCCCCGCACCTACATCTATCCAGATAGCGGCCGTTCTGGTTGGGACTACGACCGCCGCCGCATGGCTTTTAGCACCTGAAACCATGAGGTTCTGGCTACCAAGCGCCAACACCTTCCATCGTTTCGGCGAACTATTGAACCAAGCTGCACATCAATACACCCAGGCGCGGGCACCAATTGAAGCCACCGATGGATTCGTATTAGCCACCATTGTGGGTGTGGTAGTAGTCGGATTGATGGCTGAAATTGGCACCTTCACCATCTTCACGCCACTACAGGCCATCATTCCAATGGTCACCTTGTTTGGCTTGACCTCGGTGTTGGGAAATGGACGTAATGCCACTTTCTTCACCCTCATGTTCGTGGCCTCGGCCACCATGTTTTTCCTCGGCTACAACCGGTCGTTGTTCGATGTCAAACGAACTCGTTGGGTAAACCACAGTGCCGATGAAACTAACTCCACCCTGCTACGAAGCGGCGTAATCTTAGCCACCATCACCCTGGCAGTAATCGCAGTCGTCGGTCCCGCACTGCCCGACACCTTAGAACGCGCCTGGTGGAGCTGGCACGAACCAAACGCCAGCTTGGGAGCCGAGGGAGACCGACAAATAATCAGTCCTCTAGTGGACATACAGGGTCGCCTAGTAAACCAATCTCGAGAGATTGCCTTCACCGTAGAATCACCCCAGGGCGCGTACTGGCGGCTCATGGCACTTGACCAATTCGACGGACAAACCTGGCAAGCAACCTCGAGATTTCGCAGTGTCAACGGACGCTTCGACCTGGCTCTAGAACGCGGCGACGAGCTTATGCAACAGGTACGCATTGAAACGCTCAGTTCTGATTACCTACCCGCCGCTGCTCGACCGGTAGCCGTATTCACCGCCAACCGCCAAGTGGCTTTTGACGACCATTCGACCGCTTTGCTGTTAGAACATCGCACCGAAGCTGGCTTCGAGTACGTGGTGAACTCGGTACTACCCACCTTCGATTCTGAAACTTTACGGACCGCCCCAACCGATCTGCCCGGCGCTTTAGCGGAACGCTATTTGCAACTACCCGAACTTGATCCTCGAATCTACGAACTGGCCACCGAACTCACCCAAGAATCGGCCACACCCTACGATGCTGCGTTAGCACTACAGAATTTCTTCAGAACCGAGTTTGCCTACGATATCGATATTGACTCTGGCTCCGGCGAAACCGCGCTAACTCAGTTTCTCTTTGAAGACCGCCGGGGATATTGCGAACAATTTGCAGCTTCCTACGCTGCCATGGCAAGAAGTATTGGCCTGGCAGCTCGGGTAGCGGTGGGCTTCACCGAGGGTGACCAGTCGCCCACCGACCCTACGCAGTTCATAGTGCGCGGCAAACATTCACATGCGTGGCCCGAAGTCTATTTTCCGTCAATCGGTTGGGTACCTTTTGAACCTACGCCCGGACGTTACTCTCCTGGAAGCGAAGCTTGGACCGCGCTAAGTGCTGAAGTGGCCGAAGAAGAGAACGAGGCCATCAATACCGAGGTCGAAACACCGCCAGCGCTGCCCTCCGATGATTTCTTTCTTCCCGAAGACATTTTTCCCGAATTTGAAACCGGAGCGGTAAACACCCCCGACGACGCACAAAGATCAACGACTAATAGTGGCCTGCGATTGTTGGCCATGGTGTTGGCGACGGTTGTGGGTTGGGTAATCGCCACAAGCGGTGTGCGGCGTTTGCATCGATGGTGGCAAGACCGCCAAGACCGTACCGCCAAAGCAAAAATTCTTCGTGCCTGGCAACGGGTGGAACGCAGCTATGCCCGCCGCGATAGTCATCGCGACCAATCAGAAACCTATGCCGAGTTTGCCAACCGGATTGCTAGTGATCAGCGTAGGCCACAGCCACGATTAGAAGCCTTGGCCAATTTGGCGACAGAGGCCCATTTTGCCCCGCTAGCACCCGAAGGCAGCGATGTGGCGCTTATGCAGCGACTTTCGGATGAAGAAGTTCGCGAGTTACGACACCGCCGAAGCTGGCCAGAGCGCTTGCTAGACGCGGCACGACCTCGGCTCAATTAG
- a CDS encoding MoxR family ATPase produces the protein MSNSPKEDLSGLVAMAEAVISNIEQVIQDKRHVIEMIMVAILAQGHVLLEDVPGVGKTSLAKALAKSIDLPFGRIQFTPDLLPSDVVGISIWNRNDNSFEFRPGPIFNGIVLGDEINRASPKTQAALLEAMAEEQATVDGKTYPLHHPFMVIATQNPIEYEGTYPLPESQLDRFLMRISVGYPSPDGEIMMLRTHGQHSALDDLAPVIGPAEMIQLINEVRDIHVAPEIASYLVNLANTTRHHPHLALGVSPRALLLWQRGAKAVAALAGRNFVIPEDVKALAHPILTHRIILTPEAQLQNRNESQIIDEVLAQVATPVWAG, from the coding sequence GTGAGCAATTCACCAAAAGAAGATCTGTCAGGCCTCGTGGCCATGGCAGAGGCCGTAATTTCGAATATTGAACAAGTCATACAAGACAAGCGTCACGTGATCGAAATGATCATGGTCGCTATCTTGGCACAAGGCCATGTGCTCTTGGAAGATGTGCCCGGGGTCGGTAAAACCAGCTTGGCCAAGGCCCTGGCCAAATCGATCGATTTACCTTTCGGGCGCATCCAATTCACCCCCGATTTACTGCCCTCAGACGTCGTCGGAATCAGTATTTGGAACCGCAACGACAACTCGTTTGAATTTCGGCCCGGACCTATCTTCAACGGCATCGTCTTAGGTGACGAAATAAACCGAGCGTCGCCCAAGACCCAGGCCGCCCTGCTGGAAGCCATGGCTGAGGAACAAGCCACCGTCGACGGCAAGACCTATCCGCTGCACCATCCGTTCATGGTGATTGCGACCCAGAACCCAATTGAATATGAAGGCACTTACCCGCTGCCCGAAAGCCAACTTGACCGCTTCTTAATGCGAATTTCGGTGGGTTATCCTTCCCCTGACGGCGAGATCATGATGTTGCGCACCCATGGCCAACACAGCGCCCTCGACGACCTGGCGCCAGTGATTGGGCCCGCCGAGATGATTCAGCTGATCAATGAAGTCCGCGATATCCACGTGGCACCGGAAATAGCCAGCTATTTGGTGAACCTGGCTAACACCACTCGCCATCATCCCCATCTCGCCCTTGGTGTTTCACCTCGCGCCTTGTTGTTGTGGCAGCGGGGGGCCAAAGCCGTAGCTGCTCTGGCGGGACGTAATTTTGTTATTCCCGAAGATGTAAAAGCGCTGGCCCACCCGATTCTCACCCACCGAATTATCCTCACCCCAGAAGCACAACTACAGAACCGAAATGAGAGTCAGATTATCGACGAAGTCCTGGCGCAGGTAGCAACTCCAGTTTGGGCTGGTTAA
- a CDS encoding inositol monophosphatase family protein, with protein MTDNFNSPDRTRLHRELQELALWASGGAAAILLEAHKRSGTHQVGLEIETKSSATDLVTQVDRAAEEFLREAILSKRPDDGILGEEGTSVQGSSGIDWVIDPLDGTTNFVYGHPGFAVSIGISIDNVPSVGVVHDPLHGDIFSAKRGEGAYRNGQVARPSQVSSLELALVATGFSYSAQRRAEQAHIINSLLPQVRDIRRMGSAALDLCSAACGRVDAYFEFGLAPWDMAGGAIIASEAGLSVGGLAGSWTFDSDHEWPEGEYIIAAPPELFGPLRQLLNVTSNESN; from the coding sequence GTGACCGACAACTTCAATAGCCCCGACCGGACGCGCTTGCATCGCGAGCTGCAAGAACTTGCCTTGTGGGCTTCTGGCGGTGCCGCAGCAATTTTGTTAGAAGCACATAAAAGATCAGGAACACATCAGGTTGGGCTTGAAATTGAGACAAAAAGTTCCGCTACCGACCTTGTGACCCAAGTTGATCGGGCCGCTGAGGAGTTCCTGCGCGAAGCCATCTTATCGAAACGCCCCGACGATGGAATTTTGGGAGAAGAAGGCACCAGCGTGCAGGGAAGCTCCGGCATTGACTGGGTGATCGATCCGCTCGATGGCACCACCAATTTCGTCTATGGCCATCCGGGCTTCGCGGTTTCTATAGGGATTTCAATCGACAATGTTCCAAGCGTCGGGGTGGTTCACGACCCACTCCACGGCGACATTTTTTCGGCGAAGCGTGGTGAGGGTGCATACCGGAATGGGCAAGTTGCCAGGCCGTCACAAGTCTCGTCACTTGAGTTGGCCTTGGTAGCCACAGGTTTCTCGTATTCTGCACAACGACGAGCAGAACAAGCCCACATAATTAATTCACTACTCCCCCAAGTCCGCGATATTCGACGAATGGGTTCGGCAGCTTTAGACCTATGTTCAGCGGCGTGCGGGCGTGTCGACGCTTACTTTGAGTTTGGCTTAGCCCCATGGGACATGGCAGGTGGAGCGATTATTGCCAGCGAAGCTGGCTTGAGCGTTGGCGGGTTAGCCGGAAGCTGGACTTTCGATTCCGATCATGAGTGGCCCGAGGGCGAATATATTATTGCCGCGCCGCCGGAATTGTTTGGGCCATTACGTCAATTGTTGAATGTGACCTCAAATGAAAGCAACTAA
- a CDS encoding DUF58 domain-containing protein: protein MSKRFALTRQGWMLGLASLVLFLIGRALGALELMLLGAATLILLVLSIVRALTNRLRLDANRVVTPQRIFQGAPCRVELTLTNHTRRKTPPLRVTDQMEGSTPITFGIPLVRPRTSLTIPYQLSTHQRGRIVIGPLQVTALDPFVLTQASRTLDVLSEVVVYPKIERLAGLPVATGRNLEATSSGRSSAASGGEEFYALRPFEIGDEMRRVHWPSTARFDELHVRQSDMPSQELITVLLDLRNESQSASSLDRAVGFAASICAAAEARGMPVRLVATDGTDSGFISDRVSHNAILDYLATVELGRNTNLGTILNTISVQGAGGALVIVSSRLVSHDRTRIQAMAHQFASITYLMAQDPELPGSTQDNKTYGAAMVLVPPGANFPQLWAQTLARSRSGRIMGG, encoded by the coding sequence TTGTCCAAACGATTCGCTCTCACCCGCCAAGGGTGGATGCTGGGTCTAGCTTCATTGGTTTTATTCCTAATCGGCCGTGCATTGGGCGCACTAGAACTGATGCTTTTAGGTGCCGCCACCTTGATCTTGTTGGTGCTTTCGATCGTGCGCGCGCTAACGAACCGTCTGCGCTTAGACGCCAACCGAGTCGTTACGCCACAGAGAATTTTCCAGGGGGCACCGTGTCGAGTGGAATTAACCCTTACCAATCACACCCGTCGTAAAACCCCACCTTTGCGCGTAACTGATCAGATGGAAGGTTCGACCCCCATTACCTTTGGGATACCTCTGGTCAGGCCTCGAACGTCGCTGACTATTCCCTATCAGCTCTCGACTCATCAGCGCGGGCGAATTGTTATTGGACCACTTCAGGTCACGGCGCTTGATCCCTTTGTCCTAACTCAAGCCAGCCGGACTCTCGACGTGCTTAGTGAGGTGGTGGTCTACCCGAAGATTGAACGATTGGCCGGACTGCCCGTGGCGACGGGTAGAAACCTAGAAGCAACGAGCAGTGGTCGTTCTTCAGCAGCCAGCGGGGGTGAAGAATTCTATGCCTTGCGACCTTTCGAAATTGGTGACGAAATGCGCCGGGTACATTGGCCTTCCACAGCCCGTTTCGATGAGCTTCACGTACGCCAAAGCGATATGCCGAGCCAAGAGCTGATAACCGTGCTTCTCGATCTTCGAAATGAATCGCAAAGCGCAAGCTCTCTCGACCGAGCCGTGGGTTTCGCGGCCTCCATCTGTGCCGCAGCCGAAGCACGGGGTATGCCGGTACGGCTAGTCGCCACGGACGGCACCGATTCGGGTTTCATTTCGGACCGTGTTTCGCACAACGCGATTTTAGATTATTTGGCTACGGTTGAATTAGGCCGGAACACCAACCTGGGCACAATTCTTAACACCATTTCGGTTCAGGGTGCCGGTGGTGCCTTGGTTATAGTTTCCAGCCGCCTTGTCAGCCACGACCGCACTCGGATTCAAGCCATGGCCCATCAATTCGCCAGCATTACCTATCTGATGGCGCAAGACCCGGAACTACCAGGCTCGACGCAGGATAATAAAACTTATGGTGCTGCCATGGTGCTCGTGCCGCCAGGTGCCAATTTTCCCCAGCTTTGGGCGCAGACCTTAGCGCGTTCCCGCTCTGGTCGAATTATGGGTGGGTGA
- a CDS encoding DNA polymerase IV translates to MPESPRVILHVDMDAFYVSVELLRRPELIGLPVVVGGTGARGVVAAASYEARKYGVFSAMPSARAKKLCPQAVFLAGDHALYQQVSKRLLAIYRSYSPLVEPLALDEAFIDVSGAERLHGNGHQIATKIRERIFAEEGLQASVGVASSKFVAKLASVSAKPKVNHHQVTPGLGVKVLAPSEELGFVQALPVERLWGVGPATLAKLRVLHITTVGDLAAVPLVRLTAAVGRGVAEQLNRLAHAIDDREVVPDAPAKSVSHEETFATDIHDFDELRREVLRQSDAVARRLRKSDLVGRTVQLKLRYGDFETLTRSQTIKEGTNSAREIAQVAQQLLRRIYPERGVRLLGVGVSNLLSAKAPMNSQLSFFDDSFALNPPILATGQPNLADTDQVLDAIRDRFGEDAIGSAATITDEGLRPIRRGSQQWGPNEK, encoded by the coding sequence ATGCCTGAGAGCCCTCGGGTCATTTTGCATGTGGACATGGACGCGTTCTACGTCTCAGTAGAGCTGCTGCGTCGGCCAGAACTCATAGGTTTACCAGTGGTGGTGGGCGGAACCGGCGCCAGGGGTGTAGTAGCGGCAGCTTCCTATGAGGCACGCAAATACGGCGTATTTTCGGCAATGCCATCGGCGCGTGCCAAGAAGCTCTGCCCTCAGGCGGTGTTTCTGGCCGGCGACCACGCTTTGTACCAGCAGGTTTCCAAACGATTGTTGGCCATCTACCGGAGCTATTCCCCTTTGGTAGAACCACTGGCGCTCGACGAGGCTTTTATCGATGTGAGCGGAGCGGAACGCTTGCACGGCAATGGTCATCAGATCGCCACCAAAATACGAGAACGTATTTTTGCTGAGGAAGGTCTTCAGGCCTCGGTTGGCGTGGCCTCATCGAAATTTGTAGCGAAGCTGGCCTCGGTGTCCGCTAAACCAAAAGTGAATCACCACCAGGTAACGCCAGGGCTTGGGGTTAAGGTGCTTGCCCCGAGTGAAGAACTTGGCTTCGTGCAGGCCCTGCCAGTTGAACGGCTGTGGGGGGTTGGACCAGCGACCTTGGCCAAACTGCGGGTATTGCACATCACGACCGTTGGTGATTTGGCGGCTGTTCCGCTAGTCCGTTTGACGGCTGCGGTTGGCCGAGGGGTGGCTGAACAGCTTAATCGACTGGCCCACGCCATCGATGACCGTGAGGTCGTTCCCGACGCCCCTGCCAAATCGGTGAGCCATGAAGAAACCTTCGCCACTGATATCCACGATTTTGATGAGCTTCGACGGGAGGTCTTGCGCCAAAGCGATGCCGTGGCAAGGCGTTTGCGCAAGAGCGATCTAGTGGGTCGGACGGTGCAGCTAAAGCTGCGCTACGGCGATTTTGAGACCTTGACCCGCTCTCAAACCATTAAAGAGGGAACTAATTCGGCTCGTGAAATAGCCCAGGTGGCCCAACAATTACTGCGTCGAATTTATCCGGAGCGTGGGGTAAGGCTTTTGGGGGTCGGTGTTTCGAATTTGTTGTCGGCCAAAGCACCGATGAATAGCCAACTGTCGTTTTTTGACGATAGTTTTGCTTTGAATCCACCTATCCTTGCGACCGGGCAACCCAATCTGGCCGACACCGACCAAGTGTTAGATGCCATTCGAGATCGTTTTGGGGAAGACGCCATAGGCTCGGCCGCAACCATCACAGATGAAGGTCTGAGGCCTATTCGAAGAGGCTCACAACAGTGGGGTCCCAATGAAAAATAG
- the menC gene encoding o-succinylbenzoate synthase — protein MAAIGSAAMRNDRGFNNGTFEGFEEFLSGNHSRFVSVEVLKLDVPMVRPQEAAHGTQPIRQSILLRIRDVAGRIGIGECMALAAPTYTSEWRDGAWAVLNQWLVPQLLEHQVLPNQNVTGHPMALAAIEMALADLYTQTHAVSVAKLVGSSTRSIVPRAVVGVGVGQADRAQNERIDDLVDEIALRRDRGYRAVKIKISPQWSTRPLAALRSVWPSLDLAVDANGSFSNHAADLLELEEYSLSYIEQPFKAHQIKLHGLWQTRLETMLALDESISSPEMLQLVIELGIGGLINIKPARLGGLVPTMDANHLLGEFGVDGFCGGMYELGLGRRLALAVAGLANLAGRPSDLSPTEEYLENDIAPQLVLGADGTVAIPDSIGLSSNLLDDAIINFTIEQAVFQARS, from the coding sequence ATGGCTGCTATCGGATCGGCTGCCATGAGGAATGACCGTGGCTTCAACAACGGGACGTTCGAGGGTTTCGAAGAATTTCTTAGTGGCAATCACAGCCGGTTTGTCTCGGTTGAGGTTTTGAAACTTGATGTACCAATGGTGCGCCCGCAAGAAGCCGCCCACGGCACGCAGCCGATTCGCCAGTCGATCTTGTTGCGGATTCGTGATGTCGCCGGACGGATTGGGATTGGGGAGTGTATGGCGCTCGCAGCGCCGACCTATACCAGTGAGTGGCGCGATGGTGCTTGGGCGGTTTTGAACCAGTGGCTGGTGCCACAACTCTTGGAGCATCAGGTCCTACCTAATCAGAATGTCACCGGGCACCCAATGGCGTTGGCCGCGATCGAGATGGCCTTGGCCGACCTTTACACCCAGACCCATGCCGTGTCTGTGGCAAAACTGGTGGGGTCAAGCACCAGGTCAATTGTGCCGCGGGCCGTAGTGGGGGTTGGTGTTGGCCAAGCTGACCGGGCTCAAAACGAGCGTATCGATGACCTGGTGGATGAAATCGCGCTCCGAAGGGATCGCGGCTATCGAGCCGTCAAGATCAAAATCTCGCCCCAGTGGAGCACCCGGCCTTTGGCGGCATTGCGTTCGGTATGGCCTTCGCTAGACCTAGCCGTAGATGCCAACGGTAGTTTTTCTAATCACGCTGCCGACTTGTTGGAGCTTGAAGAATATTCGCTTAGCTATATTGAGCAACCGTTTAAGGCGCATCAAATTAAACTTCATGGCTTATGGCAAACTCGACTTGAGACAATGTTGGCTCTTGACGAATCGATTTCAAGCCCCGAGATGCTGCAGCTGGTAATAGAACTTGGCATTGGTGGGCTAATTAACATCAAGCCAGCTCGTTTGGGGGGTTTAGTACCCACCATGGACGCCAACCATTTGTTAGGAGAATTTGGCGTCGACGGGTTTTGCGGAGGGATGTACGAACTGGGTTTGGGTCGCCGGTTGGCCTTAGCAGTGGCTGGCCTTGCGAACCTGGCGGGAAGGCCGAGTGATTTAAGTCCTACCGAGGAATACTTAGAAAACGACATCGCTCCGCAGCTGGTTTTGGGGGCAGATGGCACGGTCGCTATACCCGACAGTATTGGGTTAAGTAGCAACCTACTTGACGATGCGATCATCAATTTCACCATCGAACAAGCCGTTTTTCAGGCCCGTTCTTAA
- a CDS encoding DUF3040 domain-containing protein encodes MPRVKGVTVPLSEEEQRILKQIEAQLYESDPALAHEVATTTLYTHAFRNLKIATVAFVAGVVAMVLTLSISFWFAFLGFLVMLTSALFFERNARKLGRAGLEQVTGAVRNAGVRDYFGNTSQRMRERFRGEDNDR; translated from the coding sequence GTGCCTCGGGTAAAGGGAGTAACCGTGCCGCTTTCAGAAGAGGAGCAACGCATCCTCAAGCAAATTGAGGCGCAACTCTATGAGAGTGATCCTGCTTTAGCTCACGAAGTTGCTACCACCACTCTCTACACGCATGCCTTTCGCAACCTCAAAATCGCTACGGTGGCGTTTGTTGCTGGCGTAGTGGCCATGGTGCTGACCTTGTCAATTTCGTTCTGGTTCGCGTTCTTGGGCTTCCTAGTCATGCTGACCTCGGCACTGTTCTTTGAACGCAACGCCCGCAAGCTGGGCCGCGCTGGCCTAGAGCAAGTTACCGGTGCGGTGAGAAACGCTGGCGTGCGAGATTACTTTGGTAACACCAGTCAACGGATGCGGGAACGCTTCCGAGGCGAAGATAACGACCGCTAA